In Fusarium oxysporum f. sp. lycopersici 4287 chromosome 13, whole genome shotgun sequence, the DNA window TGAGGTAGAAGTTACCGGCAGAGTAGCGAAGAGCATCCTCAGCTTCACGGAGCGCAGCACGGTCTTGAGCAAAGACGGCGCCAGTCAAGGCAAGGCCAccgccattctcatcaatgtTCTTGAGCATGGGAGTGAAGTCAGAGTCCTTGTAGACGTAGACAGCAAGAACAGGACCGAAAATCTCCTCGTTGAAGAGACGATGATCAGGCGAGTCAACCTGGTAAACAGTAGGCTTGACAAAGTATCCAACCGAACCATCATACTTTCCACCAGCGATGAGCTTGACCTGAGGATCCTTGTTGCTCTCATCaatgatgttcttgatcttctcgaaAGATCGACCGTGGATGACAGGGCCCATAAAAGCCTCGAAATCCTTGTCGGGGCTGCCTTGGGTAatgtccttcatcttctgctggataagagagaagaactccttggccttggactCGGGGATGTAGGCGCGAGAAGTAGCAGAGCACTTTTGACCTTGGTACTCAAAGGCACCTCGGATAGTGTGGTTGACGACGTTGTTGATGTCGGCGGAGGGATGAACAAGATGGAAGTTCTTTCCGGAGGTCTCGCCAACAACGCGGGGGAAATCGCGGTATCGCTTCTCAGCAATACCCTGGCCAATCTTTCCATAGATTGAGCGGAAAACCTCTGAAGAACCGACAAAGTTAAGACCAGCGAATTCACGATGCGCAAGGACAGTCTCGGTGATCTCGGCAGCGTCGCCAGGGACAAACTGAATAACATCCTTAGGAAGACCAGCCTCCTGGAGGATCTTGTAGATGATGGTGCTGGGGTGAATGTTGTACTGCGAAGGCTTCCAGAGGACAACGTTGCCGAGGATAGCGGGAGCGATCAAGTTTCCACCGATGGCAGAGAAGTTGAACGGCGAAACAGCGTAGATGAAGCCCTCAAGAGGTCTGTAGTCGATGCGTGTCCAAATACCATCTGTTCCACGCTCAGGCTGCTTGCTCATGATCTCAGCAGCGTAATGGCCAGCCAGACGGAAGAAGTCAGCCAACTCAGCCGCAGCATCAATCTCACCCTGCCAAACATTCTTTCCCTGCCCCAACATCGTCGAAGCAATAAGCTCATATCGATACTTTGTAGTAGCAAGTTCCGCGGCGCGCTGGAAAATCGCAGCACGGTCGACGAACGGCGTGTTTTCCCagtccttcttcgccttgaGGGCGGACTCGATAGCAGCGCTGACTTGCTCCTTTGAAGCGAGGGGGTAGTTTGTGAATGTTGTGGCGTGTTCTGCGGGGAGGACTTGGTCTTCGTTGGCGTGGATCTTTTGGGATACGccgttgaagatgatttCGCTCTTTAGGGGGAGTTGAGAGCGGAGTTTCTTGAGGGCTGCTTCTACCTTTGCGCGCTCAGGCGAGTTTTTTGTGTATGTGGGCTAAACAGTCAATATCCGAGAAATAATTGTTTTGAAGAGTAGGTCACTTACGTTGGGCTCATTGCGAGCAGCGGGTAGTCTGAAAGGCACAATCGTAGCATTGCCTCGCTTCTGCAGTGAAATAGCAGGCGTAGAAGCACGAACTCGACAGAGAGGAGTCAAACGACCCTTTGATGTCAAAGCACGAACCGAAGAAGCCATTTTTGTAGTATGAGGAATGCGATCTCGTACTGTACAGCTCAAGTATGATATGATGAATAGAGAAAAACATAAACAGAAGCGCTTCTGACGGGCGTTTTTATGTTGACATCACAACCTTATCCCACTGAAGTCGGGGCTGCAACCGAAACTTTTTTAGTGGAGTGGAGGGTTGATTCAGTTACCCCTCACAGCGCTAAAAAGTTAAGCCACTTTCTGGCACCGGGCGGGGGGCCGACAGTGTCACAAGACGCTGAAGGCGCTGCACGGGAGGGACACCGATGGGGGGTTTTGGTGGAGTTTGGCGAGTTTAGAAGGGTCGGTTGAGGATCCCGTGGTGTCGGTATGGCCGtgcgatggtgttggtgtagCTGTGTTGTTGCACAGACTGGGAGGGATGGCTGGGCTTGAGGGACTGCTCCCGGCATTCGGTGTAGTCGCTCTTCTTTCTGGAACACTGGGCTGCTATCATTTTTGCAGCGTGCTGTATCTTATCAAACATCGCGACATCAACGCTTTGAGAGCCTCATCTGATCGAACATTACCTACAAACCATTTGTTACAGACATCCGCTCGTCGAACCTAACACCATACCTCATGGAAAAACACCAAGATGTCGCTGAAACAACATTCAGTCGCAGCCATCTATGGAAGCCCATCGTTGGGGACatagcagcagcagctaTCTCCGCAACTCTAATAACACCAATAATCACAGTGATTGACCAGTATGTCTCATAACCTCTCGTCACAAAACTCAAACCAACAAGCTTTAGATCTATGGTAGAGAAGGTCTCTTTCAACAGACCTCTCGCACAGGGCATGAAAGTCCACAGCTTGAACGCTATCAAACATCCAGGCCGCTTCATCGTTAGCCGTGCATTTGGCTACGTCTGGACTCTATACGGAGCGACGTATGCTGTGTCAAATGCATCAGATACGCTCGCTCATGAGTTCCACAAAGCGGCTGTTGGGACGATTACCTTTGTCAATACGATGATAGTAAATGTTCCTCTGGGCGTGCTGAAAGATGTGCGCTTTGCTCAGATGTTTAGTGCTTCGACAACGCCGACTAATAAAGTCGCGCCTGTTGTCAAGCCTGGCGTTCCTAGAGCCGCTACAGCTACGTTCCTTATGAGAGATGCCATCACGATCTTTGGGTCGTTCACCATGGCGCCTTGGCTATCATCTCTCATCCCTGATAGCTTGTCATCAAGCCCGCATTCCAAGGCGATCATATCCCAATTGACAGTGCCCATTTTCTCACAATTCTTTGCTACCCCAGTCCATCTCCTTGGGCTGGACTTGTATGCCCGACCGCGGGGAATACCATGGGTTGAGCGTTCGGCACAGATCCGAAGGGACCTGTTCTCAGCCACAATACTGCGGTCTCTGAGAATCATCCCGGCTTTTGGAGTAGGGTGTGTGGCAAACATGgaggcaaggtcaaggtttcATAAGCTGTTATAGGGAATGTTCTAGAAGGACTATTGGCACAGCATGTAAAAGGGAAAGCAAGGTTCATACATACGGGAAGGCTAGTATAGTAGATCGGAGATAATTTACACTTTGGAGACAGTCTAGCAGGGCAAAAGGGAGGTGGTGTCTGGTAATCGGGTACAAAATACACTCTATCATATTTTGTTCCTGGCTAAGTCTATGAAGTAGGGCGTGTATCATTAACATGGGTAGTAGTCTCCATCAACCTTGCCAGAGTAACGGCCTCTCGTAGTGCACGTCCAAGATGGCCCCTTACTCCCGCTTCTTCTAGAACCATGATCCCTCCGATAGTGCAGCCCTCAGGTGAAGTCCCCTGGTCTCTCAAATCCCCGGGCTGCAGTCCACTCTGCAGCATTGCAGCTGAACCCTTCATAGATTGGTAGATCATAGTCTGTGCAGTAGCCCTGGGTACACCAACGGCCACGGACGCGTCGATGAAGGCGTCGCAGATAATAGCCCACATTGCTGGGGTAGATCCTCCAACGGCTGTCGTGGCGTTCATAAGGCGAGGAGCGACTTCGGTGGTTCTgccgatggtgttgaagaggtTCTTGGTGAGATCCATAAGCTCTGCTGGGACTTGAGGCTCGGTAGGTGATTTCTCAATGGCGATGAGTCCCTCTGAGACCATACATGCAATATTGGGCAGAGTACGAATAACCCAAGCCCTGCCAGAGGCATTCTCCTTGGTAGTCTCGCTTCCGTAGAGGGTAGATTCGAGCTTTTCCTTCGTCCAGCCAGCAGCTACActgatgagaagcttgcctGAAAGAGCATCTCGAATGCCGTTTTGGGCGAGAACATCGGCGATATCAGCTGGATCAACACCCAAGACGATTACGTCGCCATTTTGTACAGCTTTGACATTGTCGCCACGAGAAACAGTCAAAATGCTACTGTACTCTGAAAACTGGTCATTCAGCTTTGACTCTGAACCTTCTGATCGCACACAAGCGATGATCTTTGTGAAAGGCAGATCTGTCTTGCCGTCCTTGATGGCAGGAAGCAGATTCTTCACAATGGGCTTTGTGATGTTTCCTGCAGTCGTCAGTCAAAGCACTGCAAACTCATTGAGCGCTCGTCTTACCTGTTCCCAGAATGGTGAGTGTGGTATTGCTAAGACCAGCCATGGTTGTGATATCTGTCGTGACAGGGGACACGATTTAATGCAGCAAAATATAATGTCTTATTCGCCAAACGATCAGACAAATTGCAGCATACCAAAGTGATACATACACATAAGAAATGTGAGCAGCTAGCTGATCTTGTGACCTCACACGAAGAAATAGACCAAACCACGACTGGAAAGAAGTTGACAAGTCGTGCAGATGCAGGTACGTTATCTCTTTGTTTTGATGAGGGGTAGTAGCAACGGAAGCGCTGCCGATGAAAGATACTGAACCGTGGGGTAGAGCTAAGCTCCGCATTTATAGATAGCCCAGCGGGTTGCAGGGCTACGGGACCCTCACCGGCGCCACAGGATGTGCGATGGAACACGTTTCAGTGCTCGTGACACCTTGTGAAAGATGGAGGAATTGAGTTTCTGGATGTGAGACCCCACTTTGTGAGTACCGACAGCATATGCAAGGGTTGGGAATGTGTCATTGACAAGAGATCTGCATGGATAAGAAGAGATGTAGTGTGTGAGGTGCACTGACATCCATGTTATCTCCCAGCTGAGACATTCTAGCGCTATCAGAGCGGTGAATGATAGCGCATCCCTTGCAAGTGAACATTGAGACTGAACGAATACACGATGGCACAGATCAAATTCTAGAATTAATTCCATTCTTAACTAATAATTCTTTGCAGTTATAAACACTTTTCTCATCGCCAAAAAGCCAACCGTCTCCAAAGCTCACTCTTCAACGCCGAATACTCATCCAGCGTTCTAGCAGCAGCATCCCTATTCTCAATAGCCCTTCTCGTGAGATAAGCCATGCACTCTGGAAGCGTACCCCACGTAGTACACTTATAAACCTCGGGAGCCACCCCCGCATCATCCTTTAGCTTCAGCAGCCCGAAGCTAACCTCGTCCGACATACCATGCAGCTGCGCAAACTTGACCGGCACAGTCGGAAGACCCGCCTTTGTGCGCTCCTGGTGGGTTTCGTGAGCTTTGACCAGCGACTCTTTGTTGTGGCTTGCTAGGAGGAGCTGGGCGGAGGGGAAGGGCTTGGTGGTGCCGAAGGAGCGGAATTCTTGACGCAGAATGCCCTGGGCGATTTGGTTGTAGGCGTCGTCGGTGTCTTGCTTTGTGTCGTGGATTAGGGAGCGGGGATCAGAGGCCATGTATGCGCCGCGAACGACCTTGATGCCCAGTGTGAAGTTCTTGTCCAGAGCAGCTTGGAGATGCTTGGCCAGAGTGTCGTACGTGCTCTTGAGATAAGCCTGGTATGTGTTGTAGAGAACGACTTTGCCGTCCGTGTTGAACTTTTGTTGCAGTTCCATGCCAAGACGGAAAATGCCCCATTGGTAGTGTTGTGATTCGGCGTCGATGAGGATGTATGCGCCGCGGTCTTTGCACTTTTGGGAGATCTCGTGGCAGGCGTCGACGAATTGCTTGGGGAGTTCGGTGCCATTGGCGAAGGCGTCGCAGACTCCAGGTCCAGCGCCGGTCATCCTAAAATACTGTTAGTATGCGATACTGTGAAGGATTGAGGTGAAGCGACTTACTTAACGGCCAATTGATCACCCTCACGAAGCAGATCAACAGTCTTGACAGTTCCCTCCCTCCAAGCCTCAATATTGTCACACCACTGACACTCATTCGAGCTCGAAGCCTCAATACCAAAACCCTGGCCTTTACCAGTCTTGGCATCAAAAACAGTCTCTTTTGCGAACGTAAGAATCGTTCCTTTGAATCCCATATCCTGCAACGACTTTCATGGTACATTGCGTCTCAGCGCCTGTCTCGCCAGCGCAGAATTGTTTGTAAAACGTATGCTTCAGCAAGCCCCGCAGCAGTGGGTTGCGATCAACATTGAAGAGATATGGGTTTGTAGGGTTGGAGAGTTTTTGAAGAAGATGTAGCGATGGGATGAGAAGCCATGGTCTTGAGGATATGGAATTGACCAAGAGAGAGCGGTAGAGAACTAAGGAAGGGAGTTCTGAGAGTGGTGTCTCTGCGCCTTTGACGACGGGTGTGTTTGTGCGTGTTGCCTCAAGCGCTGCTGCGGCGTTGGTGGAGGAGTAGCGAACGAGCGCGATGAGGCTATCTCGCCGCACTCGCGAAGTAGGGCGGAGTGTGAGGGTGAGGCCTTGAGCGGCGCGTGAGCGAGTAGTAGTTGAGAGTGTTGTCATGTCAGGCACTGAAAATCTCTTCACAATTCTTACTGTGTTGGTGTAGAGGGAAGAGAAATGGCAGTGGCAGTGATAAGATGTGCTTTTTTGAAGTGAAGCACCATAACCTTATCATCTATTTGGCTTGGAACCCCCATCTCACGCGGCTCTAACAACATTTTGGTCACACCCTATCGGCACCCCAACCGATACGCGTTCCCTTTGATTGAACAAACACCGCGGGGAAGCGGGGTAATTCGTCACATGGGCATCTTATCAGACCGTCATCGGTgtctttttttaatttcATTATCTTTAGCGAGGTGCGTTGGAGGTCTAGACTTGGAAGCGGGAGAGTTTCCCGATGGTTTTCGCTAACCCCACTTTGGTCACGTATCACAGAGATATGCACTCTTGCTAGCTACGGGAATGACACCGTTGGTCTTGGGATCTTATCACATCTGGAGAAGTTAGTCCGGATGCGGTAGTTGGGGGGTCAGGGCGTGATACGCCATGCATCGGCTTGTCCTGGCGAAGGGCAGGGGTTGGGACCTTGGGTCTCGGGTTTGTATTACGCTAGAAGCCGTCTTGCATATTCTAGTTTATATCGGAGGTCTGACCGGCGTGGGATGGAATTGGATACGAGTGTTTGTTTGGTGAAGGAGACATTGGGGTCGGTGGGGAGCGGTTATGGACGGATCTAGTTCTGCGCCAGTGACCTTGGAACGTGCGTTGAGTTCAGGGGTCGTGTTGCTGTCCTGGAGTCTTATGCGATCTGCATGTTCTCGAAGTATCTGAGGGGATGTGTGAGAAGCCCGATGCGGAGTCTCCAAATCTGTTATCTGCTCGTTGATCGTGGATGACGGACCGGGAGCACCGATGAAGAACCCTGCGTTCGAGCCGGTCGAGTTGGAACCAGCACAGCTGAAGGAAAGTTTTTGCATTATTAAGGACTGCCCCGTAGTTCTCTGAACATCACTGAAGTCAATCTTATGTGCACTGTTACTGTTCGGGAAGGTTGTGCGGGAGACAGGCAAGTCTGAGTAAGATGTTTCAAGGATTTTACTAGTATGGAGTCCTTTCACTCGAGTAACGCCTGCCAATTGCGGCTTGATATCCACCGTCTTCACTGTACATTCCGGACCACCTCATCTAATGATTTTGCCACATACTCAACGTTGTGATCATTCAGGCCTGCAAGACTTATCCTAGATGTGTTCGCCATGTAGATGTGATATTGCTCTGAAACCACGTCAGTACGCATCTCAAAAGATAAAGAGATTACTAACCTTCCAAACGTTCAATCTGAGGTTTGCTAATACCAGTGTAACCGAACATGCCAGTTTGGTTAACAATATGCGACCAGTCCCCCGGGGTCCCCAGCCGCACAAGCTCGTCATatagcttcttcctcatcgacCTGATTCTCGAGGACATAGTAACAAGATCTTTGTGCCACTGCTTCAAGAGCTCAGAGTTTCCAAGAACAGTAGCTGCGATTCTAGCTCCATAGACCGGAGGATTTGAGACAGTCTGTCGTTGAGCATTCTGGAGCAGTGAGAACACCGTTCTTTTGGCATCCTCAGCCTTTGTCACGATTGCTGTAAGTCCTACTCTCTCTCCGTAGAGACCCATGTTCTTGGCGAAGGACATGCATATCGCAGCTTCGAGGCCGAGATCTTCGATGATGTACTTAATCGCCCATGCATCTTCATCGTAGTTACCCgagttgaagccaagataGGCCGAATCGATGATTGGAAAGATTCCATTCTCTTTAATCACAGCTGCAATTTGTTTCCATTGATGATGAGTTGGATCGCAGCCAGTTGGGTTATGAGCGCATGCGTGGAGAACAACAGCAGAACGCTTATCGGCTTTCTTCAGGGCGCCGATATAACTTTCAAAGTCAAAGCTTCGATCTTTGTAGTAGGGTGCTTTTACTACGTTGAACCCGATCTCTTTAAATAGAAGATCGTGGTTTGACCAGGTTGGGtctgtgatgatgatgttctcaATGCCTGAGTTGGCCTTGCGAAGAACAAGACCGGCTAGGAGGAGAGATCCAGTTCCGGAAATGGATTGACAACTCGCAATCTGAAACGTATCAGCGACCAGACGGACACGAAGGCGCAATTTAACCCACTCTGTTCTCTTTGAGCGCGGAAGTATCGTGGAACAACAACTTGGTAGCCTCATCTCTGAAGCTCTGCAAGCCCTCAATCGGCAAGTATTCATGACCAGCATTACCAAtcagcttctcagcctcccTCACAGATGGAAGAACCCAAGGCTTAGCGTTCTCATCGCGATATGTGCCTTGCCCAAGGTTCACCTTCTGAGGGTTCTGGTCTGCGTTGAAGCGCTTGGTGACTTCAAAGATGGGGTCGGGCGGGATGTATTCCGCTGCGCCAAAGGCAGAGTGCTGTTGAGCGGACATTGTGATACACGAATGTGGGGATAGTGTTGTCAGATGAATATGGTAAGCTTGAGCTAGTATGTCGGCAGGTTGGAGCGATTCTGTTCCTTTTTGTTATAAGCTCTTGGTGGAAATGTCGGCGCTTTAGCCCGGCGGGGAGCTGGCTGACTCGGTGGAGGCGGCCCGACATGTTACGGGCAGGGATCCGATCTGTTGATACAGCACAAAACACATCGGCCGTCATCCGGGTTCTGACCTGCTTATCTCATGGCTATGTCATATCCTTTTGCATTATTCCGTAATAACGAATAGTAAATGGTTCGTTGAGGTGATTGGTTGAGCTACTTGCAAGTGTTAGGCTTTTGCGGACGGATGGCCATGACAAATCTTCCAGCACCAGAATCATTCAAGCACTGCCATAGTAATTCTCCAAAACCACATATCTTAAGTGAATTAGGTTTAAAATACTTGTTGAATTTGTCACTTGGGCTCCAAGCTCCTGCGTAAGTGATTCGTGTTATGACAGAACCACCAGTCATGATCCCGTTCAATAGAGCGGCGGTTGCAAATCGCCGGTATCAATATATATTGGTTTGACTATTTACAAACATTAATCTCAGCTTCAACGCGATTACATCATTGTTTACAACTCCCGGTCCGTAATGCTGCGTTGCATGGATGACTCTCAAGATTATGTGAGTACGTGCAACTACATCGTTCATTTCACGTCTGTCGGGGAATCTAGTCTGCAGTTCTCCATATTCTAGTATAACTTCTCATTCGATACCTCCCAGAGATTTATTTTAAGGTCAGGGGGGTGGATAAAAGTATATTGGAGGCCATCCAGATCTTACTCTCACGAGTGGCAAGGCTTCTCTCTAGCGCAGCCTTTGGGTCAAAATATTATCACAAATTTATCCATACATGAAAGTCCGGTGTGTTGAAAAGTGTCAGACTCATTGAATGACCTGATAGGTCGATGCCTGGAGCCAAGGATGCTGTCTTACAACCAGTCGGCCGATATGACAGCATGCGCCGCTCTCCGACGGATCACGGGGGATGAGATCGTAAGCAGTATAAGCAATTGACGTAAGTCCAGAAAACATATAACGCCTCACATATAACGCTTCAGAAACGGTCTTACTCTTGCAATCGACAGTATCAGATTTCGTGATGGCCTCACTTGACTCTTTGCCCTGCGAGATTCTTCTACAGATCATCCGCGACTGTTCTCCCCAAGAATTATGCCATCTTAGTTACACCTGCAAGCGCTTGGCATCAGTCGCTGGAGACTGTCTATGGAGGGACATTGAGTTTCATGAGAAGGGATATCACGAGTCGAGCGCAGAGCTCAACGAGCCGTTGCCTTACAAATCTCCCAATCGGTTTTACCATGATTCGAAAAGGGATGGTTGGCAGAGCGATATCAGCGAAAGAGCCAAGAGTCTCTTCTCCATGCTGCAGGCACTCCACGCTCACGGTGAAGGACGCCTAAGGGAAGTTGCTGGTCGGGTGAAGAGTCTGTGTACCGTGATTGAGCCACAGTGGAAGCCCGATGAGAGTTCAGTGGCAGAGCCAGTCTCTGTTTGGAAGCTCTTACCTtacttcaagaacctcgaaTACTTGGAGCTTCACGGCGCCTATGAAACTTCCTACTACAgggagcttgaggagatACTAGAGGGGCCTTTGACCAAGCTGCGGTTCGCAAAACTCTTCGCTTACATCCCCCGATCTGTTTCAACTTACGTTCTCCAATCCCACGAAACGCTCGAGCGCCTAGAGCTTGGTATGTTAGATCCGCCGCTGCCCAATACAGTCGGTATCAGTGAACAAGATGCTGGAAATCATGGCCGATGGGAACACCAACCCAGGGGAGTCATCCCAAGCCCACTTGGACATTTCATCCCCGATGCCCGAGTCCCTTTCCCAAGCCTCAGGCACTTATACTTATGTTCACCTTGTAATAGCCGTGGTGATTACTTCAACCAGCATAATTCATGGTCGACTTGCGCAGAGCGGAACTGTCTCGAGGCATGGAAAAGGCTCATCCTGGCGTCTCATAGGACTCTGGAGACCCTCGTCATCGAACATCGACCTGCAGCAGGAATCGAAGACAACGAAGGGTTCTCTGAGGATGAGTTTCTCTCCACCGGAAAGACCGGTGCTGGCAACAGGGTATTGTTGGATGCCATCGGGGACATAATCATCGATAAGGAGAGACTTCCCGGATTGAAACGTGTGTATCTGTATGGATTTGTTGCTGGCAGATCATCTGAAGCATCGTCTGTCGAAGTACCCGGAGACTGGTTGATGCATGGGTTGGAAGCGAGAGGAGTCACCTGCGAAGCCAGAAGGGGAAAATGGTGTCTGTTCGATCAGGACTCAGGCGAGACAAATTGGGCAAAGTGGACTGGAGATGGGAATAGTAATCTTCACGATGGTTATATGGGTATCCGGTGGTACTCACTTTTGGCTCGGGTATAAGCGGTGAAATGGGACATTTGGGGCCTTCATGTTC includes these proteins:
- a CDS encoding 1-pyrroline-5-carboxylate dehydrogenase (At least one base has a quality score < 10) — encoded protein: MASSVRALTSKGRLTPLCRVRASTPAISLQKRGNATIVPFRLPAARNEPNPTYTKNSPERAKVEAALKKLRSQLPLKSEIIFNGVSQKIHANEDQVLPAEHATTFTNYPLASKEQVSAAIESALKAKKDWENTPFVDRAAIFQRAAELATTKYRYELIASTMLGQGKNVWQGEIDAAAELADFFRLAGHYAAEIMSKQPERGTDGIWTRIDYRPLEGFIYAVSPFNFSAIGGNLIAPAILGNVVLWKPSQYNIHPSTIIYKILQEAGLPKDVIQFVPGDAAEITETVLAHREFAGLNFVGSSEVFRSIYGKIGQGIAEKRYRDFPRVVGETSGKNFHLVHPSADINNVVNHTIRGAFEYQGQKCSATSRAYIPESKAKEFFSLIQQKMKDITQGSPDKDFEAFMGPVIHGRSFEKIKNIIDESNKDPQVKLIAGGKYDGSVGYFVKPTVYQVDSPDHRLFNEEIFGPVLAVYVYKDSDFTPMLKNIDENGGGLALTGAVFAQDRAALREAEDALRYSAGNFYLNCKTTAALIGQQSFGGARSSGTNDRAGSPDMLRRFVSPRLVKEEFFELEEFLYPSNTQ
- a CDS encoding pyrroline-5-carboxylate reductase gives rise to the protein MAGLSNTTLTILGTGNITKPIVKNLLPAIKDGKTDLPFTKIIACVRSEGSESKLNDQFSEYSSILTVSRGDNVKAVQNGDVIVLGVDPADIADVLAQNGIRDALSGKLLISVAAGWTKEKLESTLYGSETTKENASGRAWVIRTLPNIACMVSEGLIAIEKSPTEPQVPAELMDLTKNLFNTIGRTTEVAPRLMNATTAVGGSTPAMWAIICDAFIDASVAVGVPRATAQTMIYQSMKGSAAMLQSGLQPGDLRDQGTSPEGCTIGGIMVLEEAGVRGHLGRALREAVTLARLMETTTHVNDTRPTS